CGAATTGCGTATCTTCTATATAAATACCGAGATACGGTCACGAGTGATCAAATCTTGCTCTTTTCACCTAACCCGATGTTTAGTAGCTATGTTTCGAATGTTCTTCCAGAGCTTGGGGAAGAAAATATGCAACAAGCGACATTTCAAGAGTACATGCGAGATCGTATTGACGAACAATTTAAGATGGAAACGCCGTTTGCTCAATTAGAATATGTGCTGACTAAACGCGATTCTCCAAATTACCCTGTTAGAATCGCAGGGATGAAGTGGAAAGCATCCGTCGCATGCTTTGACTATATTCAAGAAGCGATTACCCGATTCGGAACAGAAGGAATGGCGTTCCGAGATATCCGTTTCCGTGGAAGAATACTGGTGAATAAAGACCAAATTGCGAAACGGTTTTATTCACAGGAGTCGACGATGCGATTTGCGAATCGCTTAGAAGAAGTGCGGTTATGGTTGGAGAGTAAACTCAAAGGATTTGCGCAGAATGAACGGCAAAAACCGTGGGTGCAAGAAGCGGTAGATTCCTTAGATAATGCGCAGTTTTACGAAGCTCAAGTCGCACTTGCGAAGCAAAAAGGGCTACGTGGGGATGACGTGTCAGACGTCGAAGTGGATGAGAAGGATCTTGCCAGATTAATTGTGCAGCGGCGAATGAACCCAGTTGTAAAGGCAGTGCATTCCTATGATTTCGTGGACTGGACCGGCCTTTATTGTCAATTATTTGATGTCCAATCTAATGGGAATGTGACGTTGCCAAAAGAATGGAAAGCGATTGGAGCGATGACAAAGAAAACGCTTGATCGTGGACATATTTTTTACGAAGATGCAACACCGTTCATTTATTTAAAAGAAGCCATGCTTGGATTTGCATCAAACCGTTCGATTAAGCATGTCGTGGTAGATGAAGCGCAGGATTATTCACCGTTTCAATTTGCATTTTTAAAGCAGTTATTTCCCTCTGCGAGAATGACGGTGTTAGGCGACTTTAATCAGTCGATTTTTTCTCATTCACAAGATTCGAATGAATTTTCGTTATTGACTACGCTTTTTGGCGAAGAAGAGACGTCAAGTATTCACTTAGCGAAAAGCTATCGCTCGACCAAACCAATTGTAGAATTCACAAAACGACTTGTCCCGAATTCTTACCCTATCGTGCCATTTGAGCGTGATGGAAAAGAACCAGTGGTAGAAGAGTTTACGTCGAAAACTACGCTTCATGCAAAAATTGTGGCGAAAGTGAACCAGTGGAAAGAACAAGGATTCACGAGTATCGCCATCATTTGCCAATCAGCGAAAGAAAGAAAAGACGTTTCAAGCGTACTAGGAGAAACGATGGATCATGTGTTGATCACAACAAAGTCTAACGAATACGAAGAAGGTGTCGTTGTCATACCTTCTTATTTAGCGAAAGGCATAGAGTTTGAAGCGGTTATTGTCTATAATGCATCCGATAAAGTGTATGGAGACGAAAGCTTACGTCGAACGCTTTATACGGTGTGCACTCGTGCAATGCATGAGCTTATTGTGTTTAGTTTAGGACCGAAAAGTCACTTTTTAGAAGAATAAAGGAATAGATGCTAGCTCTCTTAAGCGTTTAAATGCGCAAGCGGGCTAGCTTTTCTTTTGGAAATAAAGTATGGCGTTTTCGCGAGCGAAAACGGTCCACTTGGAAGTAGGGGTTCTCAGGGTAAGTGGGGATTTCTAGTAAGCACATCCAAAAAGTAATACAAATGGCGTTCTATTGGCGCGAATCCGAGCTCTATAAGCGGGACGCATCTTCCTATAAGGGCGAATTTCCGTCTATAAGCGCAAAACCCGATTCTATCAGCGCAAAGAGTTTACTAACGTTTTTGTATTGACAGAAAGCGAGTATAGGAGTAATTTATCTAATAGTGTTAGATAAATATTGGAGGACGTAGAATGAATTATTCGAAGCTTGCTGAAGAGTTAATGGAGTCAATGATTCGCGTGCGGAAATTGTCGTTAAATAAGCAACTTGATAACGTGTCATTTGGGGAACGGAAGATTCTTGCCTATTTGCACTATCACAATAATGGAGCGACTTCTGGTGAACTGAGTGAAAAACTGGATCTTACGACGCCGCGAGTAGCTTCCACGTTAAAAAGCTTGGAGAAAAAAGCATTTATTAAACGAGTGCAAGATCCATCAGATAAGCGTGTGGTGATTGTTACTGTGACGAAAGAAGGTCGAGAATTTGTGAAACGAGAGCGAGAGGAAGCGCAAACGGCACTTTCTTACTTGTTGCAAGAACTCGGGGAAGAGGATTCAAAAGATTTCACGCGCATTATGAAGCGTATAGCGACAATAAAAGAATCGAGATAAAACACCTTGAGTTTGGAATAAGTGGGGAGTGCTTCTCAACTAGACAAAGAGAAAGTGGGAAAACGAAAATGCTGAAATTGTTATCGTATTTGCAGCGCAAAGAATGGACATTTATCGCCTTTAGTGTGATGTTCATCGTGCTACAAGTGTGGCTAGATTTAAAACTTCCAGATTATATGTTCAAAATTACGATGCTTGTTCAAACGCCTGGAAGTGAAACGGGGGAAGTGCTAGATCAAGGGGTATTCATGCTCTTATGTGCAATCGGTAGTATGGCAGCTGCGATTGTGACGAGCTTTTTTGCAGCTCAAGTAGCGGCTGGTTTTTCGTTGCGATTGCGCCGACTCGTGTTTGACCGAACGTTAAGTTTTTCGATGGAGGAAATGAATCGATTCTCTACACCAAGTCTTATCACACGTTCGACGAATGATATTACGCAAGTGCAGTTACTCATTGCCACAGGGCTTCAAGTAATTGTGAAAGCACCGATTTTAGCGGTGTGGGCGATTTTTAAAATTACCGGTAAGAGCTGGGAGTGGAGTGCGGCTACTGGTGTGGCGGTTGCGCTTCTTATCGCAGTGTTACTCGTCATCGTGCTTGTCGCTTTACCGAAATTCCGAATTATTCAAACGCTTACCGATAATTTGAACCGTGTAACTCGGGAGAATTTGTCTGGAATTCGTGTCGTACATGCCTATAATGCGGAAGGCTTTGAAGAACAAAAATTCGAAGTGGCAAATGAGGAATTGACACGCACGAATTTGTTTACGATGCGCACAATGGCGATCCTTATGCCGACGATAGGCTTCATCATGTCGGGAATTAGTCTCGCGATTTACTGGATTGGAGCGTTTTTGATTCAAGCAGCGTCAGGACCAGAAAAACTGACGATTTTCTCGAATATGGTCGTCTTCTCTTCCTATGCAATGCAAGTAATTATGGCATTTATGATGCTGTCGATTATTTTCATTTTACTTCCACGTGCAGCGGTCTCCGCAAAACGTATCCAAGAAGTATTAGCAACAAAAGCAATGATTTTACCTGGGAATGAAGTGCAAGGTAAGCCCGGCATAAAAGGAAAAGTAGAGTTTCACAATGTGACGTTCCGTTACCCAGATGCAGCAGAAGCGATTTTAGAAAATATTAGTTTTACTGCCTCGTTAGGTGAAACGGTCGCGATCATTGGGTCAACAGGCAGTGGGAAGAGTACGCTCGTCAATTTAATTCCTCGCTTTTTCGACGTAACAGAAGGAGAGATACTAGTTGACGGAGTAGATGTCCGGAACTATACGAAAGAGGCCCTTCATTCCAAAATAGGGTTTGTCTCACAAAAAGCGGAGTTATTCTCTGGTTCTGTGAAATCAAACGTGGCATTTGGCGATACATCGATTGAAGAAGATATGCTGAAAAAAGCGCTGGAAATTGCGCAAGCAGCTGACTTTGTAGAAAAAATGGAAGAGCGCTATGAAGCGCCTATTTCTCAAAGTGGAACGAATTTGTCGGGTGGGCAAAAGCAGCGTCTGTCAATTGCGAGAGCGATTTACAAGCAACCTGAAATTTATGTATTTGATGATTCGTTTTCCGCGCTCGATTATAAAACGGATCGTGTATTGCGTTCGTTGTTGAAGCAAGAAATTTCAGATGCGACGTCGATTATTGTGGCACAACGAATTGGAACGATTAAAGACGCGGACCGAATTTTAGTATTAGATGAAGGAAAACTTGTCGGCACCGGAACACACGAGGAATTAATGGAAACGTGTGACGTGTATCAAGAGATTGCATATTCGCAATTGTCGAAGGAGGAGCTCGCAAATGGCTAGAAAAAAACGAAGCAAACCCGATAAACAACAAACCAATTTTAAAGAGCCGATGCTTCGACTTCTTGCGTATTGCCGGGACTACTTAGCTTGGATCATCACTGCACTTGTACTGGCAATGGCGGGAGCGATATTTAATATTATCGGACCTGAATTACTCCGTGAAATTACCGATTTAATCACAGAAGGTTTGGGTTCGTCGATCGATTTAGATGCGGTGATGCGCGTTGCGGTTATTTTAGCGAGCTTGTATGTGCTTGGTTTTGTGTTCAACTATTTACAAGGCTTTATCATGGCGACCGTCACGCAGCGAGTATCCAAAAAGTTGCGAACGAATATCTCTGGAAAAATTAATCGCCTACCCCTTCGTTATTTCGACCGGAATAGCACTGGGGATGTGTTGAGTCGCGTCACGAATGACGTCGATTTAATCAGTCAAACCATGAACCAAAGCTTGAGTTCACTCGTGGCAGCTGGCACGATGTTTCTTGGATCACTCATTATGATGTTCTATACAAACTGGATTATGGCAATTTCTGCCGTATTGTCGACTATTATTGGGTTTGGATTAATGACGGCAATTATTGCGAAATCCCAGAAGTTTTTCCGTCAACAGCAGCAAGAGCTCGGAAATATTAATGGACAAATTGAAGAAATTTATACTGGTCACACAACAGTAAAAGCATACAATGGGGAAAACCTAGCAACAGATGATTTTAATGCGATCAACACGCGACTATATGACAGTGCCTGGAAATCGCAATTCATTTCTGGGTTAATGATGCCTCTTATGATGTTTGTCGGAAACTTCGGCTATGTTGTCGTCAGTGTTGTCGGTGCCGTTCTTGCGACAAATGGCAAAATCTCCTTTGGGGTCATCGTTGCCTTTATGCTATACATCCGCTTATTTACACAACCGCTTTCTCAGCTAGCTCAAGTAGCAACCAATTTACAAGGGACAGCTGCTGCAAGTGAACGTGTATTTGAGTTCTTACATGAAGAAGAATTAGAAGTTGAACACCAAAAAACAACGCAACTTACACCAGAAAATGTACGAGGAGATATCGCATTCCATCATGTGCAATTTGGTTATGAACCGGAATCGAACGTCATCCAAGATTTTTCATTCGAAGCAAAAGCGGGTCAAAAAGTAGCAATAGTTGGTCCTACGGGAGCAGGGAAAACCACGCTGATCAATTTACTCATGCGCTTTTATGAAGTGACAGATGGGGAAATTTTGATCGATGGCGTGCCAACGAGTGCCATTACACGAGATAATTTGCAT
The Paenisporosarcina cavernae genome window above contains:
- the helD gene encoding RNA polymerase recycling motor HelD, with translation MESNLLLEQQRVREMMKFIQLEIAKLEGDTTKLKEDVIHIRKHFWDEVRVSTDSFDDYMETIIGLRQEAQALAIRQSTHRHAGERLDALKRLQHIPYFGRIDFKEEGTDQTEPIYIGVATLTDPSGEDFLIYDWRAPIASVYYDYEPGPAMYRIPDGGNIQGELEKKWQYIIRDGELVSMFDAGVTIGDEVLQQVLGQGTDKQMQSIVATIQQEQNRAIRHDKGKLLIVMGAAGSGKTSVAMQRIAYLLYKYRDTVTSDQILLFSPNPMFSSYVSNVLPELGEENMQQATFQEYMRDRIDEQFKMETPFAQLEYVLTKRDSPNYPVRIAGMKWKASVACFDYIQEAITRFGTEGMAFRDIRFRGRILVNKDQIAKRFYSQESTMRFANRLEEVRLWLESKLKGFAQNERQKPWVQEAVDSLDNAQFYEAQVALAKQKGLRGDDVSDVEVDEKDLARLIVQRRMNPVVKAVHSYDFVDWTGLYCQLFDVQSNGNVTLPKEWKAIGAMTKKTLDRGHIFYEDATPFIYLKEAMLGFASNRSIKHVVVDEAQDYSPFQFAFLKQLFPSARMTVLGDFNQSIFSHSQDSNEFSLLTTLFGEEETSSIHLAKSYRSTKPIVEFTKRLVPNSYPIVPFERDGKEPVVEEFTSKTTLHAKIVAKVNQWKEQGFTSIAIICQSAKERKDVSSVLGETMDHVLITTKSNEYEEGVVVIPSYLAKGIEFEAVIVYNASDKVYGDESLRRTLYTVCTRAMHELIVFSLGPKSHFLEE
- a CDS encoding MarR family winged helix-turn-helix transcriptional regulator, producing the protein MNYSKLAEELMESMIRVRKLSLNKQLDNVSFGERKILAYLHYHNNGATSGELSEKLDLTTPRVASTLKSLEKKAFIKRVQDPSDKRVVIVTVTKEGREFVKREREEAQTALSYLLQELGEEDSKDFTRIMKRIATIKESR
- a CDS encoding ABC transporter ATP-binding protein, with product MLKLLSYLQRKEWTFIAFSVMFIVLQVWLDLKLPDYMFKITMLVQTPGSETGEVLDQGVFMLLCAIGSMAAAIVTSFFAAQVAAGFSLRLRRLVFDRTLSFSMEEMNRFSTPSLITRSTNDITQVQLLIATGLQVIVKAPILAVWAIFKITGKSWEWSAATGVAVALLIAVLLVIVLVALPKFRIIQTLTDNLNRVTRENLSGIRVVHAYNAEGFEEQKFEVANEELTRTNLFTMRTMAILMPTIGFIMSGISLAIYWIGAFLIQAASGPEKLTIFSNMVVFSSYAMQVIMAFMMLSIIFILLPRAAVSAKRIQEVLATKAMILPGNEVQGKPGIKGKVEFHNVTFRYPDAAEAILENISFTASLGETVAIIGSTGSGKSTLVNLIPRFFDVTEGEILVDGVDVRNYTKEALHSKIGFVSQKAELFSGSVKSNVAFGDTSIEEDMLKKALEIAQAADFVEKMEERYEAPISQSGTNLSGGQKQRLSIARAIYKQPEIYVFDDSFSALDYKTDRVLRSLLKQEISDATSIIVAQRIGTIKDADRILVLDEGKLVGTGTHEELMETCDVYQEIAYSQLSKEELANG
- a CDS encoding ABC transporter ATP-binding protein — protein: MARKKRSKPDKQQTNFKEPMLRLLAYCRDYLAWIITALVLAMAGAIFNIIGPELLREITDLITEGLGSSIDLDAVMRVAVILASLYVLGFVFNYLQGFIMATVTQRVSKKLRTNISGKINRLPLRYFDRNSTGDVLSRVTNDVDLISQTMNQSLSSLVAAGTMFLGSLIMMFYTNWIMAISAVLSTIIGFGLMTAIIAKSQKFFRQQQQELGNINGQIEEIYTGHTTVKAYNGENLATDDFNAINTRLYDSAWKSQFISGLMMPLMMFVGNFGYVVVSVVGAVLATNGKISFGVIVAFMLYIRLFTQPLSQLAQVATNLQGTAAASERVFEFLHEEELEVEHQKTTQLTPENVRGDIAFHHVQFGYEPESNVIQDFSFEAKAGQKVAIVGPTGAGKTTLINLLMRFYEVTDGEILIDGVPTSAITRDNLHELFCMVLQDTWLFEGTIRDNIKYNQQNVTDEDVEAACRAVGLHHFIHTLPNGYDTILDDQANLSAGQKQLITIARAMVEDAPFLILDEATSSVDTRTEVLIQQAMDRLTVGKTSFVIAHRLSTIKNADVILVMRDGDVVESGTHDELLAQNGFYADLYNSQFDVA